In Nicotiana tabacum cultivar K326 chromosome 10, ASM71507v2, whole genome shotgun sequence, the DNA window gaagaacaaggttgaacgccactacggaccagttcctaaaagattGATTGTTGTTGTACTTACTATATCTCCTAAATCGCTTACTTAGAAGCATACTGATTAGGAGTCCTCTTGTAAATCCTCAAAATCGCTGAATTTAGGTTGTGACTAAATTTAGTCATAAAGAAAAGTTTTTGTAATCGTAGTGTTGCAAAGTGGCTTGGGGTGATAGCAccacaagttagaaaaagcctttgtaactaggatagtcacaaagtggcttgtggtaaaagtaccacaagttagttgagtaaatcctttgcaattagaagtattgtaaagtggcttgtaataggtaagattacaagttagtaaagttaaaggcctacaggtgtaggtcgtgattttttgatccctttgtgtgggatttttccacgtaaaaatcctctgccttATTTACTTATTGCTTTACTAAGTGCTCTCAGCAGAAACctatagaggaccaggtactctaagACTTGGTAGACCCATACaaactatcaattggtatcaaagcaggttcctcctatcaagttaacacctaggaaggatcctcatgACGGCTCCactaaattttgaagaaggtcaatccatATACCAGCCACCCAAGTTTGATGGAAAATGCTATTGGTGGTGGAAAGCtagaatgcatgattttatcaagGCTGAGGATTACGAGCTTTGGGATATTATCTGCGATGGTCCTTTTGTTCCAATCAAGACCAGTGGAGAATACACTGAAACAGACAGGAAAGCATTGAAGAAGAATGCTCGTGCCATGAAAATTCTGGTATATGGTTTGGAACCTAATGAGTACGATAGAATCTCTATATGTGGCACTGCCAAGAAAATATAGGAGGCTTTGGAAATAGCTTATGATGGAACTAcacaagtaaaacaaaataaatctaATACTGACGATAGTTCTACGATGGCAGTTGAAGGTAAGGAGACTAGATATGACTCAACGCTTGTCTTGATGGGGCAATAAAACAATGATGAAGACAATGGCAATGAagaggtaaacttcagggatgtttagaaaaatctgaaatcctactatCCAAAAAAACTCATGTGTTTAGCTGATGTTTTAATAATTACATTTTGTAGTCTTGCGGAGAATAGGGATTCCTTGTTCTTAGAACTAAAACAATCTGAATATACTAGGAAAGACTTTGTGGCTATAATTACTGATCAAAAGAATGCCATTGAAACtcttagaaaagaaaagagtaatCTATTGGCAGAAGCTGCTGACCAAAGGGAACAAATAGTAGAGCCTTTGACTAAGTCAAAACATGAAAACCCTGAAAGAGGAAAGGAGATAGTTAGTGAGGAGTATGTTAGGCTTGAAGATGAGGTGAAGGCCTTGAGATGTAGGATGAGCgctgaaattgaaaaaaatgagcTCCTCCAAGCCAATCTAGAAAAAGTAATGAATGACCTTGAAAAgtctctaaagtggacctggtccgtAGAGGCTACCACTGCCTTATTCACTAATAATAGTGAAAAAGGGCGGGGAGCAGGGTTTTCAAGGAAAAGGAatccttacaaccctcacagtAAGAGCGCCATTGCATCTGATAACTTGCCTCGGACCTAATGTGGGAACATTGGGCACTCCAAGGATGGTGTCCAGGCCAAAAATTAATCAGTGCCAAAAGATAAAGTGGTTGCTGGAACTGTGATCACAAAAGAGGGAGCAGGTTCCACTCATAGAAACGTACATTACCTACATGGACTAAAagagctcttattcatcctcttggtaactacaagggacccaaactttcTTGGGTTCctaaaaataactcctaaaattCTTGTGCAGGGGACAATGAAGGGAAGTGATCAACAATGATTCATGGATAGTGGATGTTCGAAAcacatgactgggaacaccataaactttctttcactaaaagccctacAGGGAGGGAGTGCATCCTTTGGCAATGgcaaaaaggggtacattcttggagttggaaaagttaGGAAGTCACTCACTCACTTTATTGTAAATCTGTGTTATGTCAATGGACTTAAGTATAGTCTCATGAGTGTCTCTCAAATTTGCGATAAGGGAAACAAGGTGGcgttcttgtccaaaatatgtacagtcactgACCTTGTGACTGGTGAAATAGTCctggtggccaaaagatacaagaacatctatgttgctgatatTGAATCTTTACagagtggtgatctgagttgtctgaaGCCTGTTGACGATGATGCTAAACTATGGCACAGAAGACTGGGCCATGCAAGGTTCTCTCTTCTGAAgaaactaattcagaaggacctggtccatggtttgcctatgtcacaattcaaaactcaaaaagtcTACGATGCCTATGCTAGAGGAAAACATGTAAAGTCCTCCTTTTAAGTCAAAACAAGATGTGAGCACCTCAAAACCACTTGAGCTCTTGCATATGGATTTGTGTGGACCTATGAGTGTGCAAAGCAGAGGAGGAAAGAGATAAAATGGCTGAAGTATTTgtggcctttgtgaagaaaattcAAGTGAAGATGAAGTTTAGAGTTGTATGCATTAGATTAGATCAtgggacagaatttgacaatgtcaaattttATGATTTCTGCAATGAAAATGGTATCTCTCACAACTTCTCATCTCCCAGAACTCCTCAGCAAAATAGTGTAGtagaaagaaagaacagaactcTGGAAGAAATGGCAAGAAAAATGCTGATTGACAGTGGACttgcaaagaacttctgggctgaagcTGTTAACACTACCTGCTACTTAGTgaataggtgcatgatcagattAATTCTAAACAAGACACCATATGAACTGCTAAATGGAAAAAAACCCAAGCTGACCTATCTAAGAACGTTTGGATGCAAATtctatgttctcaacaatggaaaagATCAGCTTGGTAAGTTCGATGCCAAAAATGACGAGGGGATATTTCTTggctactcttctcaaagcaagGCTTACAAGATATATAACAAGCGGAATCAATGTGTTGAATAAAGCTTCCATGTTATCATTGATGAATCTCACCCATCATTTAAGAAGAACGCTGAGGAAGATCAAGATGTAGAACCCTTACTTGTTCCTGCCgaagtcattaacatgacaaacggaaaggcagatatgatgagtGAAATGAAGGAGGCAAATGAAGACAACACTGCCTCATCATCTACAGAACCAAGCACTTCAATTACAACCACTAAAgttgaagaaagagtggttgatgcagttcaggGAACTCCACTTGCATTTGAGAGAAGGATAGAGGAAAATCAGCCAAACATACCTTCTTCTTCTCAGAATGAACCCCAATCATCTAACTGGAGACATCAAAGTTCTCACCCCATAGACAACATAATCACTCCTCTAGAATTCGGAGTCCAAACCAGGTCAAGAGCTAGAAATTCACTTGTCTTCTCAGCTTTTCTCTCCTAGATAGAACCCAAAAACATCAAGGAAGCCCTAaaagatgcagattggattacagccatgcaagatgagctGCATCAGTTTGAGAGAAATGGTGTGTGGCAGCTGGTACCCAGAACCCTAGAtagaaccattataggaaccaggtgggtattcagaaacaagctcgatgagcatggaattaccacaaggaacaatgccaggctagtggttcaaggttacaatcaagaggagaggattgactatgatgaaacttttgctccaGTGGCTCGCATGGAAGCCATCAAAATTCTGATTGCCTTTgcttctcatatggaattcactctagtctaaatggatgttaaaagtgcATTCTTGAATGGACtacttaaggaagaagtctatgtgaagcaacctcCTGGGTTTGAAAGTCATGAGCACCCTGAGTATgtgttcaaattggacaaagctctgtatgggctaaagcaggctcctcgagcgtggtatgaaagattgtcaaAATTTTTCTTAGAAAATGGATTTAAGAGAGGGAAGattgacaacactcttttcttaaagaaacaaggaaggaacctgctcattgttcagttctatgttgatgatatcatcttTGGAGCAACAGCTAACTATCTATGTGAAGAATTCGCAAAacttatggggagtgaatttgaaatgatcATGATGGGGGAATTaaatttcttcttgggtcttcaagtaaaacagTCCCAAAAAGGTACTTCCATCTGTTAGCAAAAACATATCCGGGaactcttgaagaggtttgacatggaagcatcaaaggtgatgGACACTCCCATTACAACtgccactcgactggacatggatgaaacaGGATCTCATATGAATCAAACAATGTATAGAGGCACCATTGGGTTTCTTCTCTATGTCACTGCTAGTCGACCTGATACTATTTTCAGTGTGGGGTTGTGTGCAAAGTTTCAATCCAACCCCAAGTAATCTCACTTGAAGGCTGCTAAAAGAatactgagatatctcaaaggcacGTAGGACCTGGTGCTATATTATCCATCAGGTGACAATTTTAATCTAATTGGGTATGTTGATGTagactatgcaggttatcttgtggacagaAAAAGTACTTCTGGGATGGCTCACTTCTTAGGATCATGTCTTATCTCTTGGGGTACAAGGAAGAAAaattcagtggctctttcaacaactgaagctgaATATGTGGCTGCAGCATCATGCTGTGCTCAGCTTCTGTGGATCAAGCAGCAATTGGAGGATTTTGGAGTTCTCATTGAGAGTATACCTCTCCTATATGACAACACCAGTGCACTTAACATGGCAAAGAATACAGTCCAACATAAAAGGACCAAacatattgatgtgaggcatcattttctgagagataatgtggagaaagggttgatatgCATGAAGTTCTACAGCACTGAAGATCAAGTTGCAGACATTTTTACCAAGGCACTTAGTAGGGAACAATTCGAAAGAAACAGAGTAAAGTTGGGACTGTTGAGGCCAAACTATGAACCTGATCCCTTTTTGATTTGGCTAGAGTTATTAAGAAATAATAGGTTCAAAGTGTTTTCTGGCCCTgcctaactcacttcaatatcGTTGCAGGTAAACGCGCATGATGAGCATAGAAGCAGTAGATGCAGTACATGACTGATATTAGAGgattaattcttttcaaaaaaaagggAAGGAGGGCTTGAATGGCTTGAAGAAAATGTTTTGCAAGAACCAAGTTCTTGTACTAAAGGTTAGT includes these proteins:
- the LOC142165278 gene encoding uncharacterized protein LOC142165278, whose translation is MDSGCSKHMTGNTINFLSLKALQGGSASFGNGKKGYILGVGKVRKSLTHFIVNLCYVNGLKYSLMSVSQICDKGNKVAFLSKICTVTDLVTGEIVLVAKRYKNIYVADIESLQSGDLSCLKPVDDDAKLWHRRLGHARFSLLKKLIQKDLSKQDVSTSKPLELLHMDLCGPMSVQSRGGKR